From one Acipenser ruthenus chromosome 21, fAciRut3.2 maternal haplotype, whole genome shotgun sequence genomic stretch:
- the sltm gene encoding SAFB-like transcription modulator isoform X1: MASAGVLTETKKITELRVIDLKTELKRRNLDVTGVKNVLVARLKQAIEKEGGDTDNIEITLSSDTPTKRTPKAKGKKQDADADATMEEESFSKQEAESLDQNGSDDPKDLEDSGDGEDENVSSSFEILESNLDSDASESKVDMEYLVKEVDEEESRELLSDNDGHVITDEAEDEDNEKDITDTDDGSYEKSKHLPSEESLAEAEQAAQAEREATASGKEAEDDNISVTIQAEDAITLDLDGDDLLDTGKNVKLPDSEASKAHDEPSASAQMSEEQGKDVDAKEKHKDGKKDDGLKAEPPKKETREGSKKAELGDKEKDSVKKGPSSTGASSQAKSSTKDNKDGKATTKDEKGGTSGSAGGSSGSTSGSSRNLWVSGLSSNTKAADLKNLFGKYGKVLSAKVVTNARSPGAKCYGIVTMSSSAEVARCISHIHRTELHGQQISVEKVKSDPFKKESAKKESEDKTSSSKTSGEKRTTTNVKSQTKTQVSSKKEEKKSEKSDKESKEVTKKQEAKDEKTEAKSGSGQASSKKDDKKRGSTKSPGKMVVIDQTKGDPVNRPRPPMRRGRFDKVHPNMMPRRTRAFFPPEEVAILRNKGKFFPNNFRGGRQDILPFEKMKEQKMRDRLVRLERIHRAVELRRRREIAERERRERERIQMLREREERERLQRERERLEIERQKLERERMERERLERERIRIEQERRKEAERIAREREELRRQQEQLRYEQEKRNTLKRARDVDHRRDDPYWNGNKKIETDTDVRLNHGSEYNRQQNRFNDFSHRERGRYTEGSSVQPSAFERRDHFESEQDGKKSRPAARRESSGFDNRYTKNYDARRTEQPRTEIHDTDRRVIRDRDERRVVPIPERPAGNRGHPTERGRIAEIPHGRSTRDSGPGGWKNEVIGDAKGDIRAAVRMRPERSGRDGLGPSVRGGTSATRSRDGGRGMVIGERVSSSTSFRPTQQKNYSEGRQVVVERHGRDQGPRKDWHGTGSQGSGYQGTRRMGESRGSMMSQHSSHSPPAMNRIVQINNTMQGGSGSGYKPFKGGAPRRF; the protein is encoded by the exons ATGGCGTCGGCAGGAGTACTTACCGAGaccaagaaaatcacagaatTACGTGTTATCGACCTCAAAACTGAGCTGAAACGGAGAAATTTAGATGTCACAGGAGTCAAAAACGTTTTGGTGGCGAGACTTAAACAG GCCATTGAAAAGGAAGGCGGAGACACAGATAACATAGAAATTACATTATCTTCAGACACCCCAACAAAGAGAACTCCGAAAGCCAAAG GCAAAAAGCAGGATGCTGATGCAGATGCCACAATGGAAGAAGAATCTTTTAGCAAG CAGGAGGCAGAGAGTCTAGATCAGAATGGTAGTGACGACCCAAAAGACCTAGAAGATTCAGGAGACGGTGAAGATGAAAATGTCAGTTCTTCCTTTGAGATACTTGAAAGTAATCTGGATTCTGATGCTTCTGAATCTAAAGTAGATATGGAATACCTGGTTAAG GAAGTGGATGAAGAAGAGTCTAGGGAATTGCTTTCGGACAATGATGGCCATGTCATTACAGAT gaaGCGGAAGATGAAGACAATGAAAAAG ATATAACAGATACTGATGATGGTTCTTATGAAAAATCTAAACATCTGCCTTCAGAAGAAAGCCTTGCTGAGGCTGAACAAGCAGCTCAGGCTGAAAGGGAAGCCACTGCATCTGGAAAAGAAGCAGAGGATGATAACATATCTGTCACAATCCAGGCAGAAGATGCCATCACTTTGGATTTAGATGGCGATGACCTCTTGGATACAGGTAAAAATGTGAAACTTCCAGATTCAGAGGCAAGTAAGGCCCATGACGAGCCCAGTGCCTCTGCCCAGATGAGTGAGGAGCAAGGCAAGGATGTGGATGCCAAAGAGAAGCATAAAGATGGTAAGAAAGATGACGGATTGAAGGCTGAACCTCCCAAGAAGGAAACCAGAGAGGGCTCAAAGAAAGCTGAATTGGGAGATAAAGAAAAGGATTCTGTGAAGAAAGGCCCCTCATCTACTGGGGCATCAAGTCAAGCAAAGAG TTCTACAAAGGACAATAAAGATGGCAAAGCAACTACAAAGGATGAAAAAg GGGGTACAAGCGGCAGTGCTGGTGGAAGCAGTGGGAGCACAAGTGGCTCATCCCGCAACCTGTGGGTAAGCGGTCTTTCCTCCAACACAAAAGCAGCGGATTTAAAAAACCTCTTTGGAAAGTACGGAAAG gTTCTTAGTGCCAAAGTGGTCACCAATGCACGTAGTCCTGGAGCTAAATGCTATGGGATTGTTACAATGTCTTCTAGTGCAGAGGTTGCCAGGTGTATTTCACATATTCATCGCACTGAACTACATGGACAGCAAATTTCAGTTGAAAAG GTTAAAAGTGACCCATTCAAAAAAGAATcagcaaaaaaagaaagtgaagacAAAACTAGTTCAAGTAAAACATCTGGAGAGAAGAGGACAACTACCAATGTTAAATCTCAAACAAA aACACAAGTATCGTCTAAGAAAGAAGAGAAGAAGTCTGAAAAATCAGATAAGGAGAGCAAGGAGGTCACAAAGAAACAAGAAGCTAAAGATGAGAAAACTGAAGCTAAATCTGGTTCTGGTCAAGCCTCTTCCAAAAAAGATGACAAGAAGCGTGgaa gtaCCAAAAGTCCTGGCAAGATGGTGGTGATTGATCAAACTAAAGGTGATCCAGTTAATAGACCGAGACCTCCGATGAGAAGAGGACGATTTGACAAG gtTCACCCAAATATGATGCCCAGACGAACCAGAGCATTTTTTCCTCCTGAAGAG gTGGCAATATTGAGAAACAAAGGGAAGTTCTTTCCAAACAACTTTAGAGGAGGGAGACAAGACATTTTGCCATTTGAAAAGATGAAGGAACAAAAGATGCGTGACCGCCTGGTACGACTGGAGCGCATTCACCGTGCGGTTGAATTACGAAg ACGACGTGAAATAGCTGAGCGAGAGCGCCGTGAGCGTGAACGGATTCAGATGCTGCGGGAGAGGGAGGAACGAGAACGCTTGCAAAGAGAACGGGAGCGGCTGGAGATCGAGAGACAGAAGCTCGAGAGGGAAAGAATGGAGCGTGAGAGGCTGGAGAGGGAAAGGATACGTATTGAACAG GAACGTCGTAAAGAGGCAGAACGTATAGCTCGGGAGCGTGAAGAACTAAGACGCCAACAGGAACAATTGCGTTATGAACAAGAAAAGAGAAACACTCTGAAAAGAGCACGAGATGTAGACCATAG gcggGATGATCCTTACTGGAATGGTAATAAGAAGATTGAAACAGACACAGACGTCCGCTTAAATCATGGCTCTGAGTATAATCGCCAGCAGAACCGCTTTAATGACTTTAgtcacagagagaggggcagatACACAGAAGGCTCTTCCGTACAGCCTTCTGCATTTGAAAG ACGGGACCATTTTGAAAGTGAACAAGATGGCAAGAAGAGCCGCCCTGCTGCCCGACGAGAAAGCTCTGGGTTTGACAACAGATACACTAAGAATTATGACGCCAGAAGAACTGAGCAGCCACGAACAGAAATCCATGATACTGACCGGAGAGTGATACGGGACAGAGATGAAAGGAGAGTTGTTCCTATTCCTGAGAGGCCAGCAGGCAACAGGGGCCATCCTACAGAGAGAGGCAGAATAGCAGAAATTCCTCATGGTCGCTCCACCAGAGACTCTGGTCCTGGAGGCTGGAAAAATGAAGTAATTGGTGACGCAAAAGGAGATATAAG AGCAGCTGTTCGGATGCGCCCTGAGAGATCAGGAAGAGATGGTCTTGGACCTAGTGTAAGAGGAGGGACCTCTGCTACCCGCAGCAGAGACGGTGGAAGAGGAATGGTAATTGGGGAAAGAGTAAGCAGTTCTACGTCTTTCAGACCCACTCAACAAAAG AATTACAGTGAAGGGAGACAGGTTGTTGTTGAACGTCATGGCCGTGACCAAGGTCCAAGAAAAGACTGGCATGGAACTGGTTCACAAGGGAGTGGCTATCAAGGTACAAGAAGAATGGGGGAAAGCCGCGGAAGCATGATGTCTCAGCACTCCAG cCACTCTCCACCAGCAATGAACAGAATTGTACAGATCAATAATACCATGCAAGGAGGAAGTGGTTCTGGGTACAAGCCATTTAAAGGTGGAGCTCCACGGAGGTTCTAA
- the sltm gene encoding SAFB-like transcription modulator isoform X3 has translation MASAGVLTETKKITELRVIDLKTELKRRNLDVTGVKNVLVARLKQAIEKEGGDTDNIEITLSSDTPTKRTPKAKGKKQDADADATMEEESFSKQEAESLDQNGSDDPKDLEDSGDGEDENVSSSFEILESNLDSDASESKVDMEYLVKEVDEEESRELLSDNDGHVITDEAEDEDNEKDITDTDDGSYEKSKHLPSEESLAEAEQAAQAEREATASGKEAEDDNISVTIQAEDAITLDLDGDDLLDTGKNVKLPDSEASKAHDEPSASAQMSEEQGKDVDAKEKHKDGKKDDGLKAEPPKKETREGSKKAELGDKEKDSVKKGPSSTGASSQAKSSTKDNKDGKATTKDEKGGTSGSAGGSSGSTSGSSRNLWVSGLSSNTKAADLKNLFGKYGKVLSAKVVTNARSPGAKCYGIVTMSSSAEVARCISHIHRTELHGQQISVEKVKSDPFKKESAKKESEDKTSSSKTSGEKRTTTNVKSQTKTQVSSKKEEKKSEKSDKESKEVTKKQEAKDEKTEAKSGSGQASSKKDDKKRTKSPGKMVVIDQTKGDPVNRPRPPMRRGRFDKVHPNMMPRRTRAFFPPEEVAILRNKGKFFPNNFRGGRQDILPFEKMKEQKMRDRLVRLERIHRAVELRRRREIAERERRERERIQMLREREERERLQRERERLEIERQKLERERMERERLERERIRIEQERRKEAERIAREREELRRQQEQLRYEQEKRNTLKRARDVDHRRDDPYWNGNKKIETDTDVRLNHGSEYNRQQNRFNDFSHRERGRYTEGSSVQPSAFERRDHFESEQDGKKSRPAARRESSGFDNRYTKNYDARRTEQPRTEIHDTDRRVIRDRDERRVVPIPERPAGNRGHPTERGRIAEIPHGRSTRDSGPGGWKNEVIGDAKGDIRAAVRMRPERSGRDGLGPSVRGGTSATRSRDGGRGMVIGERVSSSTSFRPTQQKNYSEGRQVVVERHGRDQGPRKDWHGTGSQGSGYQGTRRMGESRGSMMSQHSSHSPPAMNRIVQINNTMQGGSGSGYKPFKGGAPRRF, from the exons ATGGCGTCGGCAGGAGTACTTACCGAGaccaagaaaatcacagaatTACGTGTTATCGACCTCAAAACTGAGCTGAAACGGAGAAATTTAGATGTCACAGGAGTCAAAAACGTTTTGGTGGCGAGACTTAAACAG GCCATTGAAAAGGAAGGCGGAGACACAGATAACATAGAAATTACATTATCTTCAGACACCCCAACAAAGAGAACTCCGAAAGCCAAAG GCAAAAAGCAGGATGCTGATGCAGATGCCACAATGGAAGAAGAATCTTTTAGCAAG CAGGAGGCAGAGAGTCTAGATCAGAATGGTAGTGACGACCCAAAAGACCTAGAAGATTCAGGAGACGGTGAAGATGAAAATGTCAGTTCTTCCTTTGAGATACTTGAAAGTAATCTGGATTCTGATGCTTCTGAATCTAAAGTAGATATGGAATACCTGGTTAAG GAAGTGGATGAAGAAGAGTCTAGGGAATTGCTTTCGGACAATGATGGCCATGTCATTACAGAT gaaGCGGAAGATGAAGACAATGAAAAAG ATATAACAGATACTGATGATGGTTCTTATGAAAAATCTAAACATCTGCCTTCAGAAGAAAGCCTTGCTGAGGCTGAACAAGCAGCTCAGGCTGAAAGGGAAGCCACTGCATCTGGAAAAGAAGCAGAGGATGATAACATATCTGTCACAATCCAGGCAGAAGATGCCATCACTTTGGATTTAGATGGCGATGACCTCTTGGATACAGGTAAAAATGTGAAACTTCCAGATTCAGAGGCAAGTAAGGCCCATGACGAGCCCAGTGCCTCTGCCCAGATGAGTGAGGAGCAAGGCAAGGATGTGGATGCCAAAGAGAAGCATAAAGATGGTAAGAAAGATGACGGATTGAAGGCTGAACCTCCCAAGAAGGAAACCAGAGAGGGCTCAAAGAAAGCTGAATTGGGAGATAAAGAAAAGGATTCTGTGAAGAAAGGCCCCTCATCTACTGGGGCATCAAGTCAAGCAAAGAG TTCTACAAAGGACAATAAAGATGGCAAAGCAACTACAAAGGATGAAAAAg GGGGTACAAGCGGCAGTGCTGGTGGAAGCAGTGGGAGCACAAGTGGCTCATCCCGCAACCTGTGGGTAAGCGGTCTTTCCTCCAACACAAAAGCAGCGGATTTAAAAAACCTCTTTGGAAAGTACGGAAAG gTTCTTAGTGCCAAAGTGGTCACCAATGCACGTAGTCCTGGAGCTAAATGCTATGGGATTGTTACAATGTCTTCTAGTGCAGAGGTTGCCAGGTGTATTTCACATATTCATCGCACTGAACTACATGGACAGCAAATTTCAGTTGAAAAG GTTAAAAGTGACCCATTCAAAAAAGAATcagcaaaaaaagaaagtgaagacAAAACTAGTTCAAGTAAAACATCTGGAGAGAAGAGGACAACTACCAATGTTAAATCTCAAACAAA aACACAAGTATCGTCTAAGAAAGAAGAGAAGAAGTCTGAAAAATCAGATAAGGAGAGCAAGGAGGTCACAAAGAAACAAGAAGCTAAAGATGAGAAAACTGAAGCTAAATCTGGTTCTGGTCAAGCCTCTTCCAAAAAAGATGACAAGAAGC gtaCCAAAAGTCCTGGCAAGATGGTGGTGATTGATCAAACTAAAGGTGATCCAGTTAATAGACCGAGACCTCCGATGAGAAGAGGACGATTTGACAAG gtTCACCCAAATATGATGCCCAGACGAACCAGAGCATTTTTTCCTCCTGAAGAG gTGGCAATATTGAGAAACAAAGGGAAGTTCTTTCCAAACAACTTTAGAGGAGGGAGACAAGACATTTTGCCATTTGAAAAGATGAAGGAACAAAAGATGCGTGACCGCCTGGTACGACTGGAGCGCATTCACCGTGCGGTTGAATTACGAAg ACGACGTGAAATAGCTGAGCGAGAGCGCCGTGAGCGTGAACGGATTCAGATGCTGCGGGAGAGGGAGGAACGAGAACGCTTGCAAAGAGAACGGGAGCGGCTGGAGATCGAGAGACAGAAGCTCGAGAGGGAAAGAATGGAGCGTGAGAGGCTGGAGAGGGAAAGGATACGTATTGAACAG GAACGTCGTAAAGAGGCAGAACGTATAGCTCGGGAGCGTGAAGAACTAAGACGCCAACAGGAACAATTGCGTTATGAACAAGAAAAGAGAAACACTCTGAAAAGAGCACGAGATGTAGACCATAG gcggGATGATCCTTACTGGAATGGTAATAAGAAGATTGAAACAGACACAGACGTCCGCTTAAATCATGGCTCTGAGTATAATCGCCAGCAGAACCGCTTTAATGACTTTAgtcacagagagaggggcagatACACAGAAGGCTCTTCCGTACAGCCTTCTGCATTTGAAAG ACGGGACCATTTTGAAAGTGAACAAGATGGCAAGAAGAGCCGCCCTGCTGCCCGACGAGAAAGCTCTGGGTTTGACAACAGATACACTAAGAATTATGACGCCAGAAGAACTGAGCAGCCACGAACAGAAATCCATGATACTGACCGGAGAGTGATACGGGACAGAGATGAAAGGAGAGTTGTTCCTATTCCTGAGAGGCCAGCAGGCAACAGGGGCCATCCTACAGAGAGAGGCAGAATAGCAGAAATTCCTCATGGTCGCTCCACCAGAGACTCTGGTCCTGGAGGCTGGAAAAATGAAGTAATTGGTGACGCAAAAGGAGATATAAG AGCAGCTGTTCGGATGCGCCCTGAGAGATCAGGAAGAGATGGTCTTGGACCTAGTGTAAGAGGAGGGACCTCTGCTACCCGCAGCAGAGACGGTGGAAGAGGAATGGTAATTGGGGAAAGAGTAAGCAGTTCTACGTCTTTCAGACCCACTCAACAAAAG AATTACAGTGAAGGGAGACAGGTTGTTGTTGAACGTCATGGCCGTGACCAAGGTCCAAGAAAAGACTGGCATGGAACTGGTTCACAAGGGAGTGGCTATCAAGGTACAAGAAGAATGGGGGAAAGCCGCGGAAGCATGATGTCTCAGCACTCCAG cCACTCTCCACCAGCAATGAACAGAATTGTACAGATCAATAATACCATGCAAGGAGGAAGTGGTTCTGGGTACAAGCCATTTAAAGGTGGAGCTCCACGGAGGTTCTAA